TCAAATAAATTTAACTGCAAAAATAACCTATTCTTTTTTTATTAGTATACTCTAAGGCACTTTGTAAAGGGAAGGATAGCAATTTTATATATTTGCGTGATATAATGTACGAATGTCTATTGCTATCAACGGTAATCGTAATAGTAACTTCTTATAGATTTATAACGCAAGGACATTTAATATTATCTTAACGAACTCATATCTGTGAATATAGTTTTCTCTAAAAATTTTAAGGGTGATACAGAAGCAATCAAGCAATGTATCACAGATTTTGATACTTCCGGTAAGAAGTTTGATGAGCGCAAGCGCAATTCTTTAAAGCTTTTTGAAGTAGGAGGAAGCGTGATTAATGTGAAGTCCTTTAAGGTGCCTAATCTTATTAATAGAGTAGCTTATAAATATTTACGTAGCTCTAAAGCAGCAAGATCTTTTGAGTATGCTCATAAACTTTTAGAAAACGGTATTCTTACACCACAGCCCATTGCTTATTTTGAGGAAGAAGGACTGTTGTTTGGACATAGTTTTTACGTGAGTAATCATCTTAACTATGACCTTACGTATAGGGAGCTATGTGAAGCATCTCCTTACTTAGGAAATAAAGATATATTGAGTGCTTTTGCAAGGTTTACGTATAATTTACATGAAAAGGGAATACACTTCCTTGATCACTCCTTAGGTAATACCTTAATTGTAATTACGGATAAAGGATATGATTTTTACCTAGTAGATCTTAATAGGATGAACTTTGGCCCTATGGATTTTGAAACGCGTATGAATAATTTTGCGCGATTATCTCCACGTCCAGAGGATATTGCAGTAATGGCTAGTGCTTATGCTGCAGAGAGTGGTGATAATGAGAAAAAAGTATTTGATGCGATGCTGGCATCGGTACAAAATTTTCAAGAAGCATTTTACAAAAAGAAACGACTTAAAAAGCGTTTAAAATTCTGGAAACGCTAGTGACAGGTAAATCTTTCTGTGCAAAGAAGGCATATAGTCACAACACTTTGCTAATAGCGGAGTAAGTAATTAAATAAGCCCTACCTTCGCGACTTTAAGGAAGTGACTACATTTAGGTCATTTCACAAAACCTTTATATGTCATTTAAATCTTTAGGGCTCTCTGATGCCCTGCTCAAAGCTGTGAGCGAAAAAGGCTATACAACGCCATCACCTATCCAACAAAAAGCAATTCCAGAAGTACTCAAAGGCAAAGATGTCCTTGCAAGTGCACAAACAGGAACAGGAAAAACCGCAGGATTCACACTGCCTATGATCCATAGGCTTATAAATAACCCAAAACAAGGACGCCGTAAGATAAGAGCACTAGTACTTACACCTACAAGAGAGCTTGCTGCTCAAATACAAGAGAATGTATTAGAGTACAGTAAGTACGTAGATATAAAATCTATGGTCATCTTTGGTGGAGTAAACCAGAACCCACAAGTACGCACCTTACGTCAAGGAGTAGATATTCTAGTTGCCACTCCTGGTAGACTATTAGATTTACAGAACCAAGGTTTATTGAGCCTTTCTGATGTAGAGTTTCTAGTACTTGATGAAGCAGACCGTATGCTTGATATGGGCTTTATACACGATATAAAGAAAGTATTAAAAATGGTTCCGGCGAAAAGGCAGAACCTCCTTTTTAGTGCAACCTTTAATACAGATATTAAGAAGTTTGCAAGTAGCATTCTTACTAATCCTGTATTAGTAGAAGCAACACCAGAAAATACTACTGCAGAGAAAGTTGATCAAAAATCGTATAGAGTAGATAAGTCTCGTAAAACAGAAATGCTTATCAAATTTATAAGAGAAGGAAACTGGGATCAAGTGCTGGTGTTTACAAGAACTAAGCACGGTGCAAACAGACTTTCTCAAAAATTAGAGAAAGACGGAATCTCATCTGCAGCAATACACGGTAATAAAACACAAAACGCAAGAGTAAAAGCACTTGCTGGTTTTAAGAGTGGGAAAGTTCGCGTACTTGTAGCAACAGACATTGCTGCTCGTGGTCTTGATATTCCTTTATTACCTTATGTAATTAACTACGAGCTTCCTAATGTGCCAGAAGATTATGTACACCGTATAGGTCGTACTGGTAGGGCAGGAGCAAGTGGTCAAGCAATATCACTAGTAGGAGTAGATGAGGTAGATTATGTAAGAGGAATAGAAAAACTATTAGGAGAAAAGCTACATAGCGAAGTATTAGAAGGTTTTCAGCCAACAGACACCCTAGCGCAGATCAAAAAAGAAGCTGCCGAAAATAAAGCAAGACACCAACAAGGACGTCGTAACGCACGTAATGGTGGAGCACGAGGAAAAAGTACTGGAGGGAACAAAGGTTCTGATAGTAGAAACAAAAATTCAAGAAGACGTTAATAGTTTTCTTTAATAAATATGATACCTCTTATCTACATGGATAAGGGGTTTTTTTATGCTTTCGCGAAAGCGTAAGTTAAGTAATCTTTATTATTCTTAAACTTATTTAGAATAATTAAAGATAAGGTTGTCTCTTTTTCAACTACGTATTATTTTTGCCGCATGATACAAACAACCATATTATGAAGATTCTTCGATATTTTTTGATCATTGCACTTATAGCGCTTGTAGTTATTCAATTTATTAGGCCAGATAAACAAGAAGGGAATTATCTCGCTATAGAAGAATTTGAAACAGAAACTAATATGCCTGCAGAGGTTAGAGCGATATTCAGCAACAATTGTTATGATTGTCATAGTGGTGTGACCACATATCCTTGGTATGCAGATATTGCACCTTTATCTTATTGGCTAAATGATCATATTAAAGATGGTAAAAGACATTTTGATGTAGAAGACTGGAATAACTATTCCCTTAAGAAAAAAGACCATAAACTAGATGAGCTCATAGAAGAAGTTGAAGAGGGAGAAATGCCTCTAAAATCATATACATTGGTTCATGGAGACTTATCTGACGAAGAAAAAGAGCTTTTAGAAAATTGGGCAAAAGAAGTTCGAGACCAGATACAGAGCGAGATGGTGGTGCAGTAAAAACAGCAAAAATCAATTTTAACACATTCTTATTCTTATTTATTCTAAATAAGCTTGCGAGAATTAGAAATGACTATTATTTTTGCCGTCGTAAACAAATTCACTATTTATATTAAGTCTAAATAAAAATGAAAAACTTCTTACCAATAGCATTAGCTATTACGACAATCGCCTTTACATCATGTGAAGATGACGATAGCCCAGTAATCGAACAAGAAATTGAAGTAGTTGCACCAGCAACTTATTCTTTTGAAAGAAATGGAGAAAGCACTGTAAGCTTCTCAGGACAAACAACACGCATCGCAATGGCACAAGAAATTGTGAGCGAGATGAGTGATTTTGATAATGCTTCTATAGCATCATTAACAGACATGTTTGCAAATGAAAATAACCCTTTTGAGAATGCAGATTTAAATGCATCTGACAAGAGTGTAAAAAGTAAAGTAGCTGCTTCTACAGATTATTTTTCTACAAATGCGGCAGCCTCTGCTGAAATTAAAGCATATATAGAGTCACACTTCACAACACAAATAAATGAAGTATTTCCAGCTCGAAATACACAAGCATCTGTAGGTGTTGCTGGACAAATAGCAGATGGAGAAAGTACTCGCTACGTAGCCGGAAATGGTTTTGAATATAACCAAGTAGTAGGAAAGAGTCTTATAGGTGCTTTGATGGTAGATCAAATGCTTAACAATTACCTAGGTACAAACGTACTAGACGCAGGTACTAACGTAGCAGATAATGATGCAGATGTACTTGTAGAAGGTAAAGTTTATACAGACATGGAGCACAAGTGGGATGAGGCTTTCGGTTACCTTTTTGGTAACAGTGTAGATCCAGCAAATGCAAATGCTACTATAGGATCAGATGACTTCTTTTTAAATAGATATTTAGGCCGTGTAGAAGGAGATGAAGACTTTGCAGGTATTGCTCAAGATGTTTTTGATGCTTTTAAACTAGGTCGTGCAGCTATCGTTGCAAAGGATTACGAATTAAGAGATGAACAGGCAGAAATCTTAAGAACAAAAATCTCTGAAGTTATTGGAGTACGTGCAGTTTATTACTTACAGCAAGGTAAAAATGCAGTAGAGCAGGGTAATTATGGAACTGCATTTCATGATCTATCAGAAGGTTTTGGATTTGTATATAGCTTACAATTTACACGTAACCCTGATACAGATGCACCATACTTATCTAGAGAAGAAGTACAAGGAATCGTAAGCCAACTAACAGCTGGTAACGGACTTTGGGAAGTTACACCAGCAACCCTTGATTTGATTTCAACTACGATAACAGATCGTTTTGACTTTACGGTAGAACAAGCGGGAAGCTAATAAAGAGTAATAGCCACTTACAGGGAGCTCATTTGCTCCCTTTTGGTGGTAAAAAGAAGAATTAATTATGAAAAATATTTTTGGAATTATAGCAATTGCTTTGTTCTTTTATGCATGTGGTAGTGATGATACAACCATTACAACAGACGATACTGGGACAGA
The genomic region above belongs to Dokdonia sp. Dokd-P16 and contains:
- a CDS encoding Kdo domain containing protein, translated to MNIVFSKNFKGDTEAIKQCITDFDTSGKKFDERKRNSLKLFEVGGSVINVKSFKVPNLINRVAYKYLRSSKAARSFEYAHKLLENGILTPQPIAYFEEEGLLFGHSFYVSNHLNYDLTYRELCEASPYLGNKDILSAFARFTYNLHEKGIHFLDHSLGNTLIVITDKGYDFYLVDLNRMNFGPMDFETRMNNFARLSPRPEDIAVMASAYAAESGDNEKKVFDAMLASVQNFQEAFYKKKRLKKRLKFWKR
- a CDS encoding heme-binding domain-containing protein; protein product: MKILRYFLIIALIALVVIQFIRPDKQEGNYLAIEEFETETNMPAEVRAIFSNNCYDCHSGVTTYPWYADIAPLSYWLNDHIKDGKRHFDVEDWNNYSLKKKDHKLDELIEEVEEGEMPLKSYTLVHGDLSDEEKELLENWAKEVRDQIQSEMVVQ
- a CDS encoding DUF4856 domain-containing protein; its protein translation is MKNFLPIALAITTIAFTSCEDDDSPVIEQEIEVVAPATYSFERNGESTVSFSGQTTRIAMAQEIVSEMSDFDNASIASLTDMFANENNPFENADLNASDKSVKSKVAASTDYFSTNAAASAEIKAYIESHFTTQINEVFPARNTQASVGVAGQIADGESTRYVAGNGFEYNQVVGKSLIGALMVDQMLNNYLGTNVLDAGTNVADNDADVLVEGKVYTDMEHKWDEAFGYLFGNSVDPANANATIGSDDFFLNRYLGRVEGDEDFAGIAQDVFDAFKLGRAAIVAKDYELRDEQAEILRTKISEVIGVRAVYYLQQGKNAVEQGNYGTAFHDLSEGFGFVYSLQFTRNPDTDAPYLSREEVQGIVSQLTAGNGLWEVTPATLDLISTTITDRFDFTVEQAGS
- a CDS encoding DEAD/DEAH box helicase, with product MSFKSLGLSDALLKAVSEKGYTTPSPIQQKAIPEVLKGKDVLASAQTGTGKTAGFTLPMIHRLINNPKQGRRKIRALVLTPTRELAAQIQENVLEYSKYVDIKSMVIFGGVNQNPQVRTLRQGVDILVATPGRLLDLQNQGLLSLSDVEFLVLDEADRMLDMGFIHDIKKVLKMVPAKRQNLLFSATFNTDIKKFASSILTNPVLVEATPENTTAEKVDQKSYRVDKSRKTEMLIKFIREGNWDQVLVFTRTKHGANRLSQKLEKDGISSAAIHGNKTQNARVKALAGFKSGKVRVLVATDIAARGLDIPLLPYVINYELPNVPEDYVHRIGRTGRAGASGQAISLVGVDEVDYVRGIEKLLGEKLHSEVLEGFQPTDTLAQIKKEAAENKARHQQGRRNARNGGARGKSTGGNKGSDSRNKNSRRR